From a region of the Gordonia sp. PP30 genome:
- a CDS encoding MFS transporter has translation MNVLDAPAIKPDGTLRDELPPWRRWASLTVLSLALLTVVMDLTVLNVALPSISAELHPSATGQLWMVDAYSLILAGSLITMSGLADRWGRRRMLMIGFALFGLASLLVLWADSTAAVIALRALLGLGGAMIMPTTLSMLRVIFTDNRERTLALGVWAAVSAAGAAVGPIIGGLLLEHFSWHAAFLVNVPPMVIALVAAAVLLPESRVAVTGRWDALSSLLSIAGVAALVWSIKEFGKHFVTDGLANAPAWIVLIASIGLLTAFVLRCLHRPDPLLDVRLFTRRQLTAGILAALFSMVAMGGGLLLLAQWLQLVEGFSPLAAGYRLLPFAAGAIVTSLFARWLTDMLGARVVMTLALLLPAAGFALLYLAPAPLGFGWVAAAMGLQGAGAGALAIGSAMIMSGSPQDKAGNAAALEETAYDLGNVFGVAVLGTISAVIFAGRLHSPIPGADNSLAEALEIAEQRHLPELAEAARSTFTESLVQVGLVGAILLTVAALVVFALTPRGLDLDIQH, from the coding sequence GTGAACGTCCTCGACGCCCCCGCGATCAAGCCGGACGGCACCCTGCGCGACGAACTGCCGCCGTGGCGGCGCTGGGCGTCGCTCACCGTCCTGTCTCTCGCGCTGCTGACCGTCGTGATGGACCTGACGGTCCTCAACGTCGCACTGCCGTCGATCAGCGCGGAACTGCATCCGTCGGCCACCGGCCAACTGTGGATGGTCGACGCGTACTCGCTGATCCTGGCCGGTTCGCTGATCACGATGAGCGGTCTCGCCGACCGCTGGGGCCGCAGGCGAATGCTGATGATCGGCTTCGCCCTCTTCGGCCTGGCCTCACTGCTCGTGCTGTGGGCCGACTCCACCGCCGCGGTGATCGCCCTCCGCGCCCTCCTGGGCCTGGGCGGCGCGATGATCATGCCGACCACGCTGTCGATGCTGCGCGTCATCTTCACCGACAACCGCGAGCGGACTCTCGCCCTCGGAGTCTGGGCCGCGGTCTCGGCCGCCGGTGCCGCAGTGGGTCCGATCATCGGCGGCCTTCTGCTGGAACACTTCTCGTGGCACGCGGCGTTCCTGGTGAACGTCCCGCCGATGGTCATCGCGCTGGTCGCGGCGGCGGTCCTGCTGCCCGAATCCCGGGTCGCGGTGACCGGACGGTGGGACGCGCTCTCATCGCTGCTGTCGATCGCCGGCGTGGCCGCACTGGTCTGGTCCATCAAGGAGTTCGGCAAGCACTTCGTCACCGACGGTCTGGCGAACGCCCCCGCGTGGATCGTGCTCATCGCGTCGATCGGGCTGCTCACCGCCTTCGTCCTGCGCTGCCTGCATCGGCCCGATCCACTCCTGGACGTACGGCTCTTCACGCGCCGCCAGCTGACCGCGGGCATCCTGGCGGCCCTGTTCTCGATGGTCGCGATGGGCGGAGGCCTGCTCCTCCTGGCGCAGTGGCTCCAGTTGGTCGAGGGATTTTCCCCACTGGCGGCCGGCTACCGCCTCCTTCCGTTCGCGGCGGGCGCGATCGTCACCTCGCTGTTCGCCCGATGGCTCACCGACATGCTCGGCGCGCGCGTCGTGATGACACTTGCCCTCCTGCTCCCCGCAGCCGGCTTCGCCCTCCTCTACCTCGCACCGGCGCCGCTGGGCTTCGGGTGGGTGGCTGCGGCGATGGGACTGCAGGGCGCGGGCGCAGGCGCCCTGGCGATCGGCTCGGCGATGATCATGTCCGGCAGCCCACAGGACAAGGCGGGAAACGCCGCCGCGCTGGAGGAGACCGCCTACGACCTCGGCAACGTCTTCGGTGTGGCCGTGCTGGGCACGATCTCGGCGGTGATCTTCGCCGGCCGCCTCCATTCGCCGATCCCGGGAGCCGACAACTCCCTCGCCGAGGCGCTGGAGATCGCCGAGCAACGCCACCTGCCCGAGCTCGCCGAGGCAGCGCGGTCCACGTTCACCGAGTCGCTGGTTCAGGTCGGCCTGGTCGGCGCGATCCTGCTCACCGTCGCGGCACTCGTCGTGTTCGCGCTGACCCCGCGCGGGCTGGACCTCGACATCCAGCACTGA
- a CDS encoding lipase family protein — protein sequence MRRPVLRSLACAATATILLAASASPSSADPTGPAGPANTAQATPPNLRPLPGQVIDGVDRIVPPATIPTLKTIPQRAQAPGYSHATLELRNAVLPSPVGDPMFDRWPAGLDKRKPGDVLATRDVSGTAGFLVTVPIARATMLKYRSTDVQGQPIFGTATVIEPREAWHGPGDRPILVNNVPINGLGVKCTAGYTLAHGLSDKTNQTDLFPPTTQWALSRGYTVIVPDHEGPREAYAEPTMAGHIVLDAIRAAAKYAPAKYAASRVAVTGYSGGAIATDGTAKVLADYAPDLVPRMVGAALGGVPADFRMLAGAMNENVATGVMLAATLGVARERPEILDMANNLGAQLATSTFKDSCGSSYGLAAPFQLPAQLLSSDPDPFNSAVAEHIYRVTQMADKKSAVPLYIYHGAQEIWIPAQGARNLYAEQCRLGANATYREVLGEHLSAALIGYPGVLDWLDARLRGVPATSECPKPKAS from the coding sequence ATGCGCCGCCCCGTCCTCCGCAGCCTCGCCTGCGCCGCCACCGCGACGATCCTGCTGGCCGCCTCGGCCTCACCGAGTTCCGCCGATCCCACCGGCCCCGCGGGTCCGGCGAACACCGCCCAGGCCACCCCGCCGAATCTTCGACCCCTCCCGGGCCAGGTGATCGACGGCGTCGACCGGATCGTGCCGCCGGCCACGATCCCGACGCTGAAGACCATCCCGCAGCGCGCACAGGCGCCCGGCTACAGCCACGCGACGCTCGAACTGCGTAATGCCGTCCTGCCGTCACCGGTCGGCGATCCGATGTTCGACCGGTGGCCCGCCGGGCTGGACAAGCGCAAGCCGGGCGACGTGCTGGCGACCCGCGATGTGTCGGGCACCGCGGGATTCCTGGTGACCGTCCCCATCGCCCGCGCGACGATGCTGAAGTACCGCTCCACGGACGTCCAGGGCCAGCCGATCTTCGGCACGGCCACCGTCATCGAGCCGCGGGAGGCGTGGCACGGGCCCGGCGACCGGCCGATCCTGGTGAACAACGTCCCGATCAACGGTCTCGGCGTCAAGTGCACCGCCGGCTACACCCTGGCCCACGGCCTCTCCGACAAGACCAACCAGACCGACCTGTTCCCGCCGACCACGCAGTGGGCGCTGTCCCGTGGCTACACCGTGATCGTGCCCGACCACGAAGGACCGCGCGAGGCCTACGCCGAGCCGACCATGGCCGGCCACATCGTGCTCGACGCCATCCGGGCCGCCGCGAAGTACGCGCCCGCGAAGTACGCGGCCAGCCGGGTCGCGGTGACCGGCTATTCCGGCGGCGCGATCGCCACCGACGGCACCGCGAAGGTGCTCGCCGACTACGCGCCGGATCTGGTCCCGCGGATGGTCGGGGCGGCCCTCGGCGGCGTGCCCGCCGACTTCCGGATGCTCGCCGGCGCGATGAACGAGAACGTGGCGACGGGCGTGATGCTCGCGGCCACCCTCGGCGTCGCCCGGGAACGGCCGGAGATCCTGGACATGGCCAACAACCTCGGCGCGCAGCTGGCCACGTCGACGTTCAAGGATTCGTGCGGCTCCAGCTACGGCCTCGCCGCTCCGTTCCAGCTTCCGGCGCAGCTGTTGTCGAGCGACCCCGATCCGTTCAACTCCGCGGTGGCCGAGCACATCTACCGGGTGACCCAGATGGCCGACAAGAAGTCGGCCGTGCCGCTGTACATCTATCACGGCGCGCAGGAGATCTGGATCCCGGCGCAGGGCGCCCGGAACCTCTACGCCGAGCAGTGCCGGCTCGGCGCGAACGCGACCTACCGGGAGGTGCTCGGCGAGCACCTGTCGGCCGCGCTGATCGGCTATCCGGGTGTCCTCGACTGGCTCGACGCCCGCCTCCGCGGCGTCCCCGCGACCAGCGAGTGCCCGAAGCCGAAGGCCTCCTGA
- a CDS encoding metallophosphoesterase: MTDNSPRPVDSGLKRRSLLAGAAVAGAAATLGGGRIGIGTASAATHFTLPKGADRLHVLVTGDAGTGEAPQFAVTRAAREIHARKPFDIALGLGDNIYESGPNGPDDVQFHTKFEKPNASLDFPWLMALGNHDNSAVFPGDGGWLRRGDAEVAYHRRSRRWYMPSRYYSVDLGVAEIFVLDVNPLAAYIPPILSPEWEPGGRYMTEQARWLDRGLRASTAPWTIVCTHHPYANNGPHGPAGAFDGLPAPLNGQWLKDFLERHVAGRAHFLFSGHDHSQQVLDAVPGLKGTRQIIAGAAAKTVHASSSRRFRARYENYTDRGFMTLDVEPAAVTLTAYQVAAGRADARKAFTTVYRR; encoded by the coding sequence GTGACCGACAACAGTCCCCGGCCGGTCGATTCCGGCCTGAAACGACGTTCCCTTCTTGCGGGTGCCGCCGTCGCGGGTGCTGCCGCGACGCTCGGAGGTGGCCGGATCGGGATCGGAACCGCCTCGGCCGCCACGCACTTCACGTTGCCGAAAGGCGCCGATCGCCTCCATGTCCTCGTCACCGGCGACGCGGGCACCGGCGAGGCGCCGCAGTTCGCCGTCACCCGGGCGGCGCGGGAGATCCACGCGCGTAAACCCTTCGACATCGCGTTGGGGCTGGGCGACAACATCTACGAGAGCGGCCCGAACGGTCCGGACGACGTCCAGTTCCACACCAAGTTCGAGAAGCCGAACGCGAGTCTCGACTTTCCGTGGCTGATGGCGCTCGGCAACCACGACAACTCGGCGGTCTTCCCCGGTGACGGCGGCTGGCTGCGGCGTGGCGACGCCGAGGTGGCCTATCATCGCCGGTCCCGGCGCTGGTACATGCCGTCGAGGTACTACTCGGTGGACCTCGGCGTGGCCGAGATCTTCGTGCTCGACGTCAACCCGCTCGCCGCGTACATTCCGCCGATCCTGTCACCGGAGTGGGAGCCCGGCGGCCGGTACATGACGGAGCAGGCGCGCTGGCTCGATCGCGGACTCCGCGCGTCGACGGCGCCGTGGACCATCGTCTGCACGCATCACCCGTACGCCAACAATGGTCCCCACGGTCCGGCCGGCGCCTTCGACGGCCTGCCCGCGCCGCTCAACGGCCAGTGGCTCAAGGACTTCCTCGAACGGCATGTCGCGGGCCGCGCGCACTTCCTGTTCTCCGGGCACGACCACAGCCAGCAGGTGCTCGACGCGGTGCCCGGACTCAAGGGCACCCGCCAGATCATCGCGGGCGCCGCCGCCAAGACCGTGCACGCGTCGTCGTCCCGGCGGTTCCGCGCGAGGTACGAGAACTACACGGACCGTGGATTCATGACGCTCGATGTGGAACCGGCCGCGGTGACGCTGACCGCCTATCAGGTGGCGGCCGGTCGCGCCGACGCGCGGAAGGCGTTCACGACGGTCTATCGCCGCTGA
- a CDS encoding TetR family transcriptional regulator: protein MSTPKRDPNGRREQIVGAAADLLRDGGAKLTHRLVAQKAGVPLGSTTYYFASLDDLTAAALELLAAGVDADLAETTDLLAASDRSPETVARLFHDYLTDTDRVRTEVALYIGALARPELVALSRRWFDGLVTLLSTFTDPTTARLLAVFVDGACMHAALHDEPLDLALLEHLTRTLMEPK, encoded by the coding sequence AGATCGTCGGCGCCGCAGCCGACCTGCTGAGAGACGGCGGCGCCAAGCTGACCCACCGACTGGTCGCCCAGAAGGCCGGCGTCCCGCTGGGATCCACCACCTACTACTTCGCCTCCCTCGACGACCTGACCGCCGCGGCGCTGGAACTCCTCGCGGCCGGCGTCGACGCCGATCTCGCCGAGACGACCGACCTGCTCGCGGCGAGTGACCGGTCGCCGGAGACCGTCGCCCGTCTCTTCCACGACTATCTGACCGATACCGACCGCGTCCGCACCGAGGTCGCGCTCTACATCGGCGCCCTCGCACGACCCGAACTGGTCGCCCTGAGCCGTCGCTGGTTCGACGGCCTGGTGACCCTCCTGAGCACCTTCACCGACCCGACGACCGCGCGCCTGCTGGCGGTCTTCGTCGACGGCGCCTGCATGCATGCCGCCCTGCACGACGAGCCCCTCGATCTCGCCCTCCTCGAACACCTCACCCGCACCTTGATGGAGCCGAAGTGA
- the dcd gene encoding dCTP deaminase: MLLSDRDIRAEIESGRLGIDPHDPAMVQPSSVDVRLDGLFRVFNNTRYTHIDPAQRQDELTSLVEPAAGEPFVLHPGEFVLGSTLEVCTLPDDLAGRLEGKSSLGRLGLLTHSTAGFIDPGFSGHITLELSNVANLPITLWPGMKIGQLCLIRLSSPAENPYGSASVGSKYQGQRGPTPSKAYLNFQQ; this comes from the coding sequence GTGCTGCTCTCCGATCGCGACATCCGCGCCGAAATCGAGTCCGGGCGTCTGGGGATCGATCCCCACGACCCCGCGATGGTGCAGCCGTCGTCGGTCGACGTGCGGCTCGACGGGCTCTTCCGGGTCTTCAACAACACCCGGTACACGCACATCGATCCGGCGCAGCGGCAGGACGAGCTGACCTCGCTGGTGGAGCCGGCCGCCGGCGAGCCGTTCGTGCTGCACCCGGGTGAGTTCGTGCTCGGCTCCACGCTCGAGGTGTGCACGCTGCCCGACGACCTGGCCGGCCGGCTGGAAGGCAAGTCGTCGCTGGGCCGCCTCGGCCTGCTCACGCATTCCACCGCGGGTTTCATCGACCCCGGATTCTCCGGGCACATCACGCTGGAACTGTCGAACGTCGCGAATCTGCCGATCACCCTGTGGCCGGGCATGAAGATCGGTCAGCTCTGCCTGATCCGGTTGTCGTCGCCGGCCGAGAACCCGTACGGCTCGGCGAGCGTCGGCTCCAAGTACCAGGGCCAGCGTGGCCCGACGCCGTCCAAGGCGTATCTGAACTTTCAGCAGTGA
- a CDS encoding type IV toxin-antitoxin system AbiEi family antitoxin domain-containing protein: MGDVATTTAIDDDHGEGGAVHGVYSRAELEALGLDAREIRRMVAAGELEIVRRGWYATPAHDDRVHAAVKAGGVLSALRGYGFWLPPGYPEDHRRITRNAKADSGCRGFSPLAAGRVGVDPVVIALECAARCMREEGWIAVCDSVLNTWNVSAEELRGRMGHLPKYVVAMFGKTDVNSQSGTESIARVRLRALHFSVVVQPQIAGVGRTDLRIGRILIECDSRQHHTSLESYQNDRTRDRKAVVGRWITLRLTYDDILFGWDEVVEDIRAITAKDRHRHRPGRTARSCSSVTPEC; the protein is encoded by the coding sequence ATGGGGGATGTAGCGACGACGACCGCGATCGATGACGACCACGGCGAGGGCGGCGCCGTGCACGGCGTCTATTCCCGCGCCGAATTGGAAGCGCTCGGACTCGATGCGCGCGAGATCCGGCGGATGGTCGCGGCGGGCGAACTCGAAATCGTGCGCCGGGGCTGGTACGCGACGCCGGCTCACGACGACAGGGTGCACGCTGCGGTGAAGGCAGGCGGAGTGCTGTCGGCGCTGCGCGGGTACGGATTCTGGCTGCCGCCGGGGTATCCGGAGGACCATCGCCGGATCACCCGTAACGCCAAGGCCGACAGTGGGTGCCGGGGGTTCTCGCCGCTGGCCGCGGGCCGGGTCGGGGTCGATCCGGTGGTGATCGCCCTCGAATGCGCCGCCCGCTGCATGAGGGAGGAGGGCTGGATCGCCGTGTGCGATTCGGTGCTGAACACCTGGAACGTCTCCGCCGAGGAACTGCGCGGCCGGATGGGGCACCTGCCCAAATATGTGGTGGCGATGTTCGGCAAGACCGATGTGAACTCCCAGTCCGGCACCGAGTCGATCGCGCGCGTCCGGCTCCGGGCGCTTCACTTCTCGGTGGTCGTGCAGCCGCAGATCGCCGGCGTGGGCCGCACCGACCTGCGGATCGGCCGGATTCTGATCGAGTGCGACAGCAGACAGCACCACACGAGTCTGGAGTCGTACCAGAACGACCGGACCCGCGACCGCAAAGCGGTGGTCGGCCGCTGGATCACGCTGCGGCTGACCTATGACGACATCCTGTTCGGCTGGGACGAGGTGGTCGAGGACATCCGCGCGATCACCGCGAAGGACCGTCACCGCCACCGTCCGGGGCGGACGGCCCGGTCTTGCTCGTCGGTCACCCCCGAATGCTGA